The genomic DNA ATGCTATGCAATGCGATGGGAACCGCGAGAGTAAATATTTTTTTATAAATAACCATAAACCTAACTGCATTATTTAATGTATAGAAGCTCTCGTTCACTGAACGGCGAGCACACTGATCCCTTTGCTTATTTAGCAAAAGAAGATAATTTTGTAATTAAATGAGGATCGTCAGCTAACGCTTGACGGGATCGGCGCTAAACCACTGCTGCATAAAATCAATAAAAGCCGATAAGCTGGCGCTGCGACGGAGTACCTGCGGATAGATAAGGAACATGTCGTTTTTGCAAATAAAATAGTTTTCCAATACTTGCACCAATTCTCCCGATTTTAGCGCGGGCTGAACCAAATAATCTGGCGCCTTGATGATGCCTTGCCCCTGCATGGCGGCATGCAACAATAAAAATTGGTTATTCGCGGAAAACGGGCCTTGTATATCCACGTCTACCCGAGTTTGACCATCATAAAAGGGCCAAGTTCTGATCTGAGGGGTGGATAAACAATGGTGATCCATGAGGTCGAGTGGTTGCTCAGGATGCGTAAACTTTTCTAAGTATTCAGGTGAAGCACAGCAAATATGCTGATAACTCGTCAGTTTTTTAGCCACCATATTTTCGGGTGGTGTTTCTGTTGATCGAATCGCTAGATCAAAAGGGCTTTGAGTAAGGTCATGTAGGTTATGGCTAACATCAATTTCAAACTCGATATTCTGATGTTTTTGTTTGAAGCGATGGCAGATCTCAGTCAAGTGGGATTGGCTAAACATTTCTGGCGCCGTGATCCTAAGTAATCCGCTTATCTCGCTTTTACTCTGATCTAACTCGCGCTCCATGCTGATTATAGCGCCGTTAATCTCCTGCATCTTCTCCAGTACTTTAAAGCCTGCCGGTGTGAGGCGTACTTGCCGCGTTGAGCGGATCAGCAAACTGGTCCCTAATTCTTTTTCTAGTTGCTTGATTTGGCTTGAAAGAAAGCTGCGAGAAATCGCTAAACTGTCTGCTGCTTTGGCGAAGCTTAATAATTTGGCCACTTCGCTAAAAAGAACGTAGCGCTCCACGCGTTTATGTAGTTTTTGCATAACGGCTCCTATCCATGTCCTTGCCTACGGCTGTATCCTTCGCCCCTTAGTGAGTGAAATATACCACACTAAAGTGTCGCTATTATGCGTTATAGAGCATTATGTATTTTTGTGGCTTTATTCCTTTTGAATGCCAGTTAAGTGAATTGCAATTCCTCAAGTAAGCGTTCCAACACCGGGCCCGATGAATGACAGCGTGAGACTAAGCAACCCGTTGTGGTTAGCCAGCCATCTTTTTCATGCGCAACGGGTAGTGCTACTAACTTCCCTTGTGCGATTAACGGCAGTGCTATTTCATCTGGAATAAGTGCCCAGCCTATTCCTTGGCATGCTAACTTAGCCAACATATTATGGTCATTGGCGTACCAAAATTTAGCGCTGATGCCATAGCTAAACCACAATTCTTTTTGTGTCGCATTGCGATGTACTATTTGGCGGTGCATTTTTAAATCTGAATCTTGGACAACGGCTAGGTTGGCCAGAGGGTGAGTCAGTGCTGTGACATTTAAAAAACGCGTCTGACCAAGAGTGAAAAAATCCATATCTTCTCTTAACTCACCATCTGCAAAAATGATCCCAACATGTGCTTTATTGGTACGAACCAGCTCTTCAGCATCATAGGTAGAGGCAGTAATTACCTCAAAATGGGTGATAGGAAATTGCTCTGCCATCAGAGAGAGTACATCCAATACATTTGGCGTCACTAGGCACTCGTCAATTGCGATGACTAATTCATTTTCAATGGCGTTATCGAGTGATTCGATCTTTTGGTCGAAATGTTGCTGTTGGCTTAAAATAGACTTTGCGATAGGCAATAAAGCCTGACCATTGCTCGTTAAACGGGGGACATTTTTATCTCGCGTAAACAATTTTTGGTTAATCGCTACCTCTAAATTTGCTACTGATTGACTTACGCCAGATTGAGCTCGCTTGAGTTTACGCGCAGCTGCAGAAAATGACCCAGATTCACACACAGTGACAAAAATTTTTAGTTGCTCGAAACTGTACATCATTGACGTCCATTGCATAGAAATTAACGCAAGGTATCACGAAGTGTGATAGCTGTTAACTTTCTTTATTTTTGCTAATCCGCATAATCGCGGCCTCTGAAGTCGAGACACTATTTAACTGGGGGAGTTATGGGGCGATTAGAGCGTCTATTTCACGCGATTACATTTGAGGTAATCGCGGTATCACTGTCCATCATAGGTTTGGCCATTTTTACCGATCACAACATTAGTCACTTATCAGGAACCATGATAGTAATTGCAACTATTGCGATGATATGGAACGTCATTTTTAACTGGATATTTGATAAATTCGTGCAGGGGCAAAAAGAGAAACGGTCACTGAAAATACGCATTGTGCACGTATTATTATTTGAGGCGGGTTTGTTGTTTGCCACGGTTCCTGTCATGGCTTACATACTTAATGTCAGTATTTTAGAAGCATTAGCAATGGATATTGGCGTCACTATCTTTATCACCGTCTACGCATTTGTCTTCAACCTTGCTTACGATCATATTCGTGCTTATATCGTTGCCAGACGCTCGCTTGCAATGGCTTAGTAAATATTGCTGATACATTTCGGTTTTTTGCCATCTGTTGTGCCAATAATTCGGGTAATTATCGGAATTACTTTCAACATCCAGCTAATGGTTGGCAAATCCGGTTTTTTAAAAGGGAAAGCACATTCTTGTGCTTTCCACCTATCGGTTCGCTTGGAGCCATAATTACTCTATGGTCTCAAAGTAGAACTTGTATTCACGTACACCGTCTATCTGAACACCTTTTTCTCTCAACTCAAGGTACTGTTTAATTTTAATTGTTCTGAAATCCATAGCCTTCAGCGCAAGGATTATCCGTAGTTCATCCATTGAACGCGACTTAGCTTCAGAGCTACAGGTACCACAGACAACATGAGCCTTTTCCTTAAAGCCAATCTGATTAAGCCAGCTCAGCTCTTTCGGCTCTTTACGCTTGCCACAAAAGTAGCAGCGATTCTCTTGCTTTAATGCGGCCTGTTCTCTTAAAGCTTTAGGGCTTGGTGATTTGATTGGTGGGGTAGTGTTAGTCTTCTTATTACCACTGAACATAGGGAACTGAACGACATTAGTCATTGGGATTGCTCTTAATCATTAAGGTATACAGCACGTAACTGAACATTATTGGCATGTGTCTTTATATCCTATTTCTTGCGCATTCAATTAGTCAAATTACTATTTTATTTACGATGCGGGCTAAGGGCTTAGCCAATGTGTTCGATTAAATAATACAAGACACTTTTCACGGCGAGCTCTTTTATTATAAGGCGTAATTAAAACGAACTTTAGGATGATGTGTCGTTAAAAAATAAGTTAATGATGCTGCTATCTGTATAGCTTAACCGTTGTTTTTCTTTTGAAAAGCAATTACTAATCAATGGTTTAAGTTACATCTTAGCTAACAAAGCTGCATTTATCTGCCATGAAACCCAAATATAAGATTATAAGTCTACTCCTGCGTTTATTTTTGGTGTTTTATTTTTAATATTGATGGAAAGGTGAAATAACAGACCTATATCACTTGGCAAGAGCGGAAAAATAATGAATCCTAAATGTAGCGCGAATGTTAATTGACTGAGGTGTTAGCTGTATTAGAAAACACTGAAAGAATAAGCATTGTATGAACGTTAGGAGCTAATAATGAACGCGACATTGGAACGTACACTTCAACTGACTCAACTCAGTGGTAAAGCCGTAAATGATCTTTCATCGTCATTTCACGATTTGCCGAAGACCAAGCATGCCGATGGGCAATACCGTCTTCGTCGCTACTCTATAGTGAAAGTGCGTGATACAGGCATTGTTCACCTAGCTGCACGTGAGTTTGTTCAGTCTGATGACATTAATACGTTTCAAGGTAATGTCAGCCGATCGTTTGAAGTGATAGAAGATGATGTCATCAACAGCCAAGGCATGTTTGAAATGTGTCGTGTCTTCCGAGATGCCAATCATCTTAGCGCAGAACATGAAATTGAAATTCACCAAATGCGCATCGCGACGAGTGAAGATGAAACACAGGTTGCTCCTGAAGGGGTTCATCAAGATGGCTTTCAGCATATCGCGGTGATTGGCATCGATCGCCATAATATCGAAGGCGGTGATTTCTTGGTGTACCGTGAAAAAAACGCTCAACCGTTTTTGAGTATGGCATTACAGCAGGGTGAGGTGGCTATCTTGGCTGATAACCAACTATGGCATAACGCGCGCCCAATTAAAGCGGTGAAGAAAGATCACCAAGGTTATATGGATGTGTTTGTGCTTACTGCAAAAGGGGCTGTGGTATGAGTTTTTCTCCAGAAGCGGTACGACGATTGTTTCCAGCGCTTACGCAAAAAGTGAATGGGAAGCCTGTATATTTCTTTGATGGTCCTGGCGGTTCGCAGGTGCCTCAATCTGTGCTGGATACGATGACAGCCTACTTAGGGCGTTATAATTCTAATTTAGGTGGTGCTTTCTTTTCTAGTGTGGTGACAACGTCACTTATGGGCGATGCGCGTTTATCGGCACAAGCGCTACTTGGGGCTGAGTCTGCCGACAATATTGTATTTGGTGCCAATATGACATCACTGACATTTCAATTAAGTCGGGCAATCAGCCGAGATTGGAAAGCAGGTGATGAGATCATCGTAACAGCACTTGATCACTATTCTAACGTGTCGAGTTGGCAGCAAGCTGCAGAAGATAAAGGCGTGATTGTGCATCAGGTACGGGTAAACCCTGAGGACTGTACGCTCGATTACGATCACTTAGCGTCGTTAATCAATGATAAAACCCAGTTAGTTGCGGTAACGTACGCATCAAATACGACGGGGTCTTTGGTCGATGTTAAGCGTGTAACAGACGCTGCCCATAGTGTGGGAGCGAAAGTGTATGTGGATGCTGTGCATTATGTGCCGCACAACTTGGTGGATGTACAAGCGCTAGGGTGCGACTTTTTAGCGTGTTCAGCTTATAAGTTCTTTGGCCCACATTTGGGTGTTGCTTATATTGCGCCTAAGTGGCTTCAAACCATTACACCGTATAAAGTTGAGCCTGCAACGAATGAAGGCCCTGGTCGTTTTGAAACGGGAACGCAAAGCTTTGAAGCATTGGCGGGTTTTATCGCAGCAGTGCATTATTTAGCGCAATGGGGTAATGACGAGACGTCACTGCGAGCGCAGTTAATATCGAGCTTCGCGCAATATCAAAGCCACGAGCAAGCACTAAGCCGTTACTTTATTAATAAGTCGGCAGCGTTCAGTAATCTTGTGTTATATGGCATCAAAGATGTTGAACGCGTACAAGAACGCACACCCACTTTTGCGATATGTATCGAGGGTGTAGCCCCTGCGGATGTTGCTGGGCATTTAGCAAAGGATAATATGTGCGTGTGGAACGGACACTTTTATGCCCTTGGTTTAATTGAGCAGCTAGGTTTACTTCAACAGGGTGGCGTGATCCGTATTGGCATGATGCATTACAATACGAAACAAGAAATAGATATATTATTTGAAAATCTTACACCATTTTTGCAAAACAATAATTAGCACGACCTATAATAATAACACCTGAGTTTCCCCCAAAACTGTCACAGGCTCACCTTAGTTATCTTTTATAAAGTGAACTAACAACGGGCTAACTAATAACGAAATGGGCACTACAATCTTGTGGGCTCATTCGTTTTTTCCTTTCAATTATCTCTCTACTTCTTCGTATTATATTCTGGTGTACTTCACTGCACGCAAACATGCTGTAATTTACTTTTGTTACGCGATTAGCTATGTATAATTAATGGTATAGATAACGAAAGAGATAGCATTATGCTTAAATATATTGTCATTGCCCTTGTGGGTTTAGGTGTTTACCTTGGCGTTACATACAAAGATGAAATCGAAGATGTGACCAACTCTCGCCAAATGGAAGAAGTTCAAGACATGTATGAAGATGCCAAAGATCAAGCGGCTGATAAAGCGAGTGAATTATCAGATAAAGCCGATGAGCTATCTTCACAGCTGAAAGACCTGACTAAGTAAGTAGCGTTTTACAGCATGATTAATCCGAGTATTACGGGTTGATAATAGACATTAAAAAAGCGGCAACCTTATCGGTTGCCGCTTTTTTTTTCTGTCTGTCAGCACGTGAGTGCGTACTTGCGGATAGACGTTGAAGTATTATGAAACGGTCTGTGCCGAAGCTTCTTTTGCTTCTGCTGCACGGCATGCCGCGGCAGTGAAGATAACGTCTGTTGAGCTGTTTAGTGCTGTTTCCGCTGAATCTTGAATAACACCAATGATGAAACCAACCGCTACAACCTGCATCGCAATTTCATTTGGAATACCAAATAGGCTAGAGGCCAGTGGGATCAATAGTAGTGAACCACCTGCAACACCAGAGGCACCACAAGCAGACACTGCGGCAACAAGGCTAAGTAATAGCGCTGTTGCAATATCCACCTCTACGCCCAGAGTATGAACTGCGGCAAGGGTAAGTACGGTGATAGTAATTGCAGCACCACCCATATTGATGGTTGCACCTAGCGGAATAGACACTGAGTACGTATCTTCATGCAAGTCTAAGTCTTTACACAATTGCATGTTCACAGGAATATTCGCAGCAGAACTACGGGTAAAGAAGGCCGTAATACCACTTTCACGTACACAGCGAAGTACAAGCGGGTAAGGGTTTTGCTTGGTTTTTACAAACACAATAACTGGGTTCACAACAAACGCAATGATTGCCATTGAACCAAGTAGCACGCCAAGAAGATGCGCGTAGCTCGCCAATGCTGAAAAACCTGTTGCTGCGAACGTGTTAGCGACTAGACCAAAAATACCAATAGGGGCTAGACGGATAACGAAACGTACGATCAAGGTTACGCCGTCAGACATGTCTTGGAAGACTTGCTTCGTTGCATCACTTGCTTTGTGAAGTGCAAAGCCCAATGCAATAGCCCAAGCCAGAATACCAATGAAGTTACCTGTCATTAGTGCATTGATTGGATTATCAACGACCTTAAAAAGTAAGGTGTTAATAACTTCTGCAATGCCTTCTGGCGGTGTTGCATTAGTACTATCGGCGACAAGCGTCAAAGTGGTTGGGAAAAGGAAGCTCATTGCGACAGCGGTTACAGCAGCCATAAAGGTGCCCAATAAATACAGCACGATAATCGGCTTCATATTGGTGTGTGCACCTTTTTTCTGATTGGCAATTGATGATGCAACCAGAATAAAGACAAGAATGGGCGCGACAGCTTTCAAAGCGCTAACAAAAAGATTACCTAAGAAACTGGCTTTAGCGGCTGAATCTGGGCTGATAGTTGCGAGTAGAATACCGGCAACAATACCAATGATGATCTGAATAACTAGACTACCGTTGGCGACTCGGGCGAGAAAAGGTTGTGTTTGGTTCATAATACATCCTGCATTTTTATATTTGACGAAGCGTTTTATCTTGCTTCCGAAACAATTTTTAACAGGATCTAAGACTGATTACTAGTCATCTTTTTAGAAACCACTATTTAACACGTGATTAACCTATATTTATCTTTGATTATTGAGAACAGGGTATACGCCACACTGGCAAGGGGTTGCGGGTAATTTGCGGGGTGTCGTGTTGTCGTTAATTGTTAAATATGGGTAGTTGGGTGCGCTTTTTTACATGTGCCGGTGATGGTTTTTTAGGTTGCTTGTAACTAAATGTAAGTGAGTTTCCTAGCATGACGGTGGATTATTTTAGCGTCCAATAGATTACTCAAATGTATTCATAGCCACTTACTATGCCTAGTACCTTAAGATGCAAAGCCACTTAATATACCTAGCAACTTAATATGTGTAGCAACGTTGTGTTTAGCTTTGTTCATTGACCGTGCTGTATATAAGCACGGTCAATAAACTGAACTAGCGATTACTTATGCTTACTGCCCTTTAGCTGAAGATGGATTCTTCTTACTTTGTGAAGGCGTAAGAGGAGCTAAGGCCTCGTGAGCGACAGATTGAAGTAAATGTTTATTTGCTTGGCCTAATAAAGCGAGCAATGCCTGATTATCCCAAGTGTGCGAACGTGCACTGTAGTGGGCTTCCATCATCGTATTCACCTCGGCCGCGACACGTTCGATATAATCCGCTTGATAGTCACAGTGTTGCCACTGTTGATAGTAAGATTGTACCTGTATCGGCTGATTGGCTTGAACGGCAGCCAGTAGATACGATAGCACTTGACCGTTAGTTGATGGTGCCGAATGCGGTGCTTGTTGCGCTTGCTGTTGTGATGATAGCTGTGGACGTTTTTTGTGACGTTCTTTTAACCAAAAACCGGTCGTTAGCAACCATAGCGAGGTGACAATTGCGGTTAACCACGGCCAAAAACCAGCATCTTTCACCATCTGTACTTCAACGGCGTTTGCCGTATTTGCTGTAGGTTGGGAGGCGGGTTCATTTAAGATCGGCAGTTGAACATTATTGCTGAGGTCACCTTCTTTTACAGCTAATGTTAAGCCGTCAACGTGAGTTGTTTGTTGCTGATTACTGCTGGTATTCCACCAGTTAATCGTAAGAGGTGGTAAGCGAAGTTCACCAACTTCACGAGGGATAATGACTTGCTTAATCATCATACTGGTATAGCCATTCTGTTGGCCATACACGGGCTTTTCGCTGTAAACACGAACAGAACTTGGGTAATCAATATTCAGGTTTGGCATGCTACTTTGAGCAACATCCTTGATTCTTAACGTTAATGTACGTGTGATCGGATCGCCAACGCGAGCAGTGGTAGAACTGGGGTTCCATGTTTGATCCAGTTGTAGATCGGCCGTTGGTAACCATAACCCTTGGAAGTTACTTGGTTTGGGTTTAACGGTTAGCGTTATATCATCTGTTTTCTTGTCGAACGGTACGCTAAGTGTTGAGCCAAAGCCGCGACTCCCTTTCACCACGCTGGTTTTAAATTGTGCACCTTTTAGAACGATGTCTCCGCTCTCGAAAGGGGTAAGTTGATACTGACGGGTAATTTCAATATAACGGCGACCATTCAAAAGACGCTCAGCTTGTTTGTCTTCACCTTGTTGAACAATATCAATGCCTTTTGCTTCAGGTGCCACTAGTGCAGCTTGATCCAGTTGCTCGGCAATTAATATTCTCACCGTAAGTCGCGCGCTTTCACCGACATATAAGGTTTGTTTGTCGAGTGAACTGCTCAGTTTAATATTAGGTTCGGAACTGGTGGCTACATTTGCTGACTTGAGTACCTTAATCGAGATCGGCTCGCTAGTTGTTGCGCCAATACGAAAGCTTGGAATCGTCGCTGTGCCAACAGCTTTAGCTGCTACGGCAATACGCCACTGAGTGCTGCTTGAGAGCGTACCGTTACTGTATGCATTGTTACTGCTTACACTCGGTCGTCCATACGTGAAGTTCTCTCCTAATGCGGATAGATCCAATGAATTTGGGTTAACGTTACTGTCGATAGCAATCGTAAGTTGGAATACTTCATTCACAGCGACAATGTTTTTCGACACCGTCGCTTCAACTTGTGCGGCCTGAGCCATAACAGGGATTAAAGCGC from Photobacterium sanguinicancri includes the following:
- a CDS encoding PACE efflux transporter; the encoded protein is MGRLERLFHAITFEVIAVSLSIIGLAIFTDHNISHLSGTMIVIATIAMIWNVIFNWIFDKFVQGQKEKRSLKIRIVHVLLFEAGLLFATVPVMAYILNVSILEALAMDIGVTIFITVYAFVFNLAYDHIRAYIVARRSLAMA
- the sstT gene encoding serine/threonine transporter SstT; the protein is MNQTQPFLARVANGSLVIQIIIGIVAGILLATISPDSAAKASFLGNLFVSALKAVAPILVFILVASSIANQKKGAHTNMKPIIVLYLLGTFMAAVTAVAMSFLFPTTLTLVADSTNATPPEGIAEVINTLLFKVVDNPINALMTGNFIGILAWAIALGFALHKASDATKQVFQDMSDGVTLIVRFVIRLAPIGIFGLVANTFAATGFSALASYAHLLGVLLGSMAIIAFVVNPVIVFVKTKQNPYPLVLRCVRESGITAFFTRSSAANIPVNMQLCKDLDLHEDTYSVSIPLGATINMGGAAITITVLTLAAVHTLGVEVDIATALLLSLVAAVSACGASGVAGGSLLLIPLASSLFGIPNEIAMQVVAVGFIIGVIQDSAETALNSSTDVIFTAAACRAAEAKEASAQTVS
- a CDS encoding LysR family transcriptional regulator, with protein sequence MQKLHKRVERYVLFSEVAKLLSFAKAADSLAISRSFLSSQIKQLEKELGTSLLIRSTRQVRLTPAGFKVLEKMQEINGAIISMERELDQSKSEISGLLRITAPEMFSQSHLTEICHRFKQKHQNIEFEIDVSHNLHDLTQSPFDLAIRSTETPPENMVAKKLTSYQHICCASPEYLEKFTHPEQPLDLMDHHCLSTPQIRTWPFYDGQTRVDVDIQGPFSANNQFLLLHAAMQGQGIIKAPDYLVQPALKSGELVQVLENYFICKNDMFLIYPQVLRRSASLSAFIDFMQQWFSADPVKR
- a CDS encoding cysteine desulfurase-like protein is translated as MSFSPEAVRRLFPALTQKVNGKPVYFFDGPGGSQVPQSVLDTMTAYLGRYNSNLGGAFFSSVVTTSLMGDARLSAQALLGAESADNIVFGANMTSLTFQLSRAISRDWKAGDEIIVTALDHYSNVSSWQQAAEDKGVIVHQVRVNPEDCTLDYDHLASLINDKTQLVAVTYASNTTGSLVDVKRVTDAAHSVGAKVYVDAVHYVPHNLVDVQALGCDFLACSAYKFFGPHLGVAYIAPKWLQTITPYKVEPATNEGPGRFETGTQSFEALAGFIAAVHYLAQWGNDETSLRAQLISSFAQYQSHEQALSRYFINKSAAFSNLVLYGIKDVERVQERTPTFAICIEGVAPADVAGHLAKDNMCVWNGHFYALGLIEQLGLLQQGGVIRIGMMHYNTKQEIDILFENLTPFLQNNN
- a CDS encoding LysR family transcriptional regulator, with translation MYSFEQLKIFVTVCESGSFSAAARKLKRAQSGVSQSVANLEVAINQKLFTRDKNVPRLTSNGQALLPIAKSILSQQQHFDQKIESLDNAIENELVIAIDECLVTPNVLDVLSLMAEQFPITHFEVITASTYDAEELVRTNKAHVGIIFADGELREDMDFFTLGQTRFLNVTALTHPLANLAVVQDSDLKMHRQIVHRNATQKELWFSYGISAKFWYANDHNMLAKLACQGIGWALIPDEIALPLIAQGKLVALPVAHEKDGWLTTTGCLVSRCHSSGPVLERLLEELQFT
- a CDS encoding BatD family protein, whose product is MKNRIQSQHQVASFSWILSRLRHVMAWLALSACALIPVMAQAAQVEATVSKNIVAVNEVFQLTIAIDSNVNPNSLDLSALGENFTYGRPSVSSNNAYSNGTLSSSTQWRIAVAAKAVGTATIPSFRIGATTSEPISIKVLKSANVATSSEPNIKLSSSLDKQTLYVGESARLTVRILIAEQLDQAALVAPEAKGIDIVQQGEDKQAERLLNGRRYIEITRQYQLTPFESGDIVLKGAQFKTSVVKGSRGFGSTLSVPFDKKTDDITLTVKPKPSNFQGLWLPTADLQLDQTWNPSSTTARVGDPITRTLTLRIKDVAQSSMPNLNIDYPSSVRVYSEKPVYGQQNGYTSMMIKQVIIPREVGELRLPPLTINWWNTSSNQQQTTHVDGLTLAVKEGDLSNNVQLPILNEPASQPTANTANAVEVQMVKDAGFWPWLTAIVTSLWLLTTGFWLKERHKKRPQLSSQQQAQQAPHSAPSTNGQVLSYLLAAVQANQPIQVQSYYQQWQHCDYQADYIERVAAEVNTMMEAHYSARSHTWDNQALLALLGQANKHLLQSVAHEALAPLTPSQSKKNPSSAKGQ
- a CDS encoding 2OG-Fe dioxygenase family protein, with the protein product MNATLERTLQLTQLSGKAVNDLSSSFHDLPKTKHADGQYRLRRYSIVKVRDTGIVHLAAREFVQSDDINTFQGNVSRSFEVIEDDVINSQGMFEMCRVFRDANHLSAEHEIEIHQMRIATSEDETQVAPEGVHQDGFQHIAVIGIDRHNIEGGDFLVYREKNAQPFLSMALQQGEVAILADNQLWHNARPIKAVKKDHQGYMDVFVLTAKGAVV